The following coding sequences are from one Salvia hispanica cultivar TCC Black 2014 chromosome 3, UniMelb_Shisp_WGS_1.0, whole genome shotgun sequence window:
- the LOC125213445 gene encoding uncharacterized protein LOC125213445, with translation MRGIVLLIDDLRSSYSSNICRICHEEEFESCKTLETPCACSGTVKFAHRDCVQRWCDEKGNTICEICLQKFEPGYTSPPKKIKLIDATVTIRGSLEVPRNEQGENEIVETEHQCEDADHRSPSFCTTLALIFTALLLTRHLFAIITGAGDYPFSLLTVLIARASGILVPMYILIRILSALQSNIRHHYQNADSETNSNEDEEQWHSTSMEAQV, from the exons ATGAGAGGAATCGTGTTATTGATAGATGATTTGAGGTCATCATATTCATCAAATATTTGCAGAATTTGCCACGAAGAAGAATTTGAGAGCTGCAAAACTCTCGAGACTCCTTGTGCTTGTTCTGGCACTGTCAAG TTTGCACACAGGGATTGTGTACAGAGATGGTGCGATGAAAAGGGAAATACAATTTGCGAAATTTGCTTACAG AAATTTGAACCTGGCTACACATCGCCaccaaagaaaataaagctAATCGATGCAACAGTGACAATAAG GGGGAGTTTGGAAGTGCCAAGAAATGAGCAAggagaaaatgaaatagttgAAACAGAGCATCAATGTGAAGATGCAGATCATAGAAGCCCTTCTTTTTGCACAACACTGGCTCTAATT TTCACAGCTCTTCTTTTGACAAGACACTTATTTGCTATTATAACTGGAGCAGGGGATTACCCCTTTTCATTACTAACT GTGCTTATAGCCAGGGCTAGTGGTATACTGGTTCCCATGTACATATTGATTAGGATTTTATCAGCACTACAGAGCAACATTAGGCATCATTATCAG AATGCAGATAGTGAGACAAACTccaatgaagatgaagagCAGTGGCATAGTACTAGTATGGAGGCACAAGTTTAA
- the LOC125213444 gene encoding DNA mismatch repair protein MSH6 — protein MAPSKKATNGRSPLVNQQRQITAFFGKSPSGSSPAPSESPSPSLSKLNPNPRVGPPPSQTPITPSPLNSKRKKPLLVITPNLGASSAEKPVSEKKSYGAEVIDRRVRVYWPLDKSWYEGVVKSFDEASGKHLVQYDDAEEESLNLSGEKVEWIEEPVKKKLRRLRRFSVVEDDDFEEEGDEPDLKELEDDSDDEDWEEKAGNGILEDEDCLEVMELEEEGSGGAEVRKNTSLRKQKGGEGEVVSGKKGKIVGELKSSFSKVSPSGKAVNLIEPISRTSTYSVKASDTTKEHSFSLTASLLDSPSMVDTAERFAKRESEKLHFLELDRRDANRRRPGDEKYDHRTLYLPPNFVKNLTGGQRQWWEFKSKHMDKVLFFKMGKFYELFEMDAHVGAKELGLQYMKGDQPHCGFPEKNFTINVEKLARKGYRVLVVEQTETPEQLGIRRKESGSKDKVVKREICAVVTKGTLTEGEYFTTNPDASYIIAVTESCQISASEQGIHIFGICAVDVATSKIILGQFRDDADCSSLCCLLSELRPVEIIKPAKLLCTETEKALFRHTRNPLVNELVPFSEFWDADKAISEVTSIYQRLGGHSHSSSENKSTLQQSDSSRENDGRNCLPEVLSNLISEGENGSQALSALGATLFYLRQAFLDESLLRFAKFDLLPCSGLGEIAQKPYMVLDAAAMENLEIFENSRNGESSGTLYAQLNHCATAFGKRLLRTWLARPLYHLKSIKERQDAIAELRGVNQPNVLSFRKELSKLPDMERLLARIFAGSEASGRNANKVVLYEDASKKKLQEFISVLRGCEMMTNSCSALGAIFENVESTLLRHLLIPGSGIPDANPILRHFKDAFDWEEAYQSGRIIPREGADLDYDAACQVVKDIESSLKKHLKEQQKLLGDPSICYVTIGKDAYLLEMPESLTQAIPKEFELRSSKKGFVRYWSPVIKDLIGELSRAESEKESKLKSIFQRLIERFCENHIKWRQFISTVAELDVLISLSIASDYYEGRSCRPVIASSNPDEVPFLRAKNLGHPVLRSDSLGEGTFVTNDVTLGGSGNSSFILLTGPNMGGKSTLLRQVCMAVILAQMGADVPAESFALNPFDRIFVRMGAKDQIMAGQSTFLTELLETAAMLTSATRSSLVALDELGRGTSTSDGQAIAAAVLEHFVHTVQCRGMFSTHYHRLAVDYKSDPKVSLRHMACQVGKGAGDLEEVIFLYKLTPGACPKSYGVNVARLAGLPDTVLRKAAAMSQEFEGTYGNKLGATHRWEDKASLIIENLIKITATAESKNIDLLTSLQSRASLLLQQ, from the exons ATGGCGCCGTCGAAGAAGGCCACCAACGGGCGCTCCCCTTTAGTCAATCAACAGCGTCAAATCACCGCTTTCTTCGGCAAGAGCCCGTCCGGATCATCTCCGGCCCCTTCAGAATCGCCCTCTCCATCCCTCTCCAAgctaaaccctaaccctagagTGGGCCCGCCTCCAAGCCAGACCCCCATCACTCCTTCACCTCTCAATTCCAAGCGTAAGAAGCCCCTCCTAGTTATCACCCCCAATTTGGGCGCCTCTTCCGCTGAGAAACCTGTCTCCGAGAAGAAATCGTACGGGGCGGAGGTTATTGACAGACGGGTCAGGGTTTATTGGCCGCTTGATAAGTCGTGGTACGAGGGCGTCGTGAAGTCGTTTGATGAGGCATCTGGGAAGCATTTGGTTCAGTATGACGATGCTGAAGAGGAAAGTTTGAATCTTTCGGGGGAAAAGGTTGAGTGGATTGAGGAGCCCGTGAAAAAGAAGCTTCGGAGGTTAAGAAGGTTTTCTGTAGTGGAAGATGATGATTTCGAGGAGGAGGGGGACGAGCCTGATCTCAAAGAGCTAGAAGATGATTCGGATGATGAGGACTGGGAGGAAAAGGCAGGGAATGGAATATTGGAAGATGAGGACTGTTTGGAGGTTATGGAGTTGGAAGAAGAGGGAAGTGGTGGAGCTGAAGTTAGGAAGAATACGAGCCTCAGGAAACAGAAAGGGGGTGAAGGAGAAGTTGTTTCTggtaaaaagggaaaaattgtTGGGGAGTTGAAGAGTAGCTTTTCCAAGGTTTCTCCTTCGGGCAAGGCTGTGAATCTGATCGAACCTATTAGCAGAACTAGTACTTATA GTGTGAAGGCATCTGATACAACCAAAGAACACTCTTTTTCTCTAACAGCATCCCTTCTGGATAGCCCTTCGATGGTAGACACGGCAGAAAGATTTGCCAAACGTGAATCAGAGAAATTGCACTTCCTTGAGTT AGATCGTAGAGATGCCAACCGGAGGCGCCCTGGGGATGAGAAATATGATCATAGAACCTTATACTTGCCTCCAAACTTTGTGAAGAATTTAACAGGTGGCCAG CGGCAATGGTGGGAGTTTAAGTCGAAGCATATGGACAAAGTTCTCTTTTTCAAG ATGGGCAAGTTTTATGAACTTTTTGAAATGGATGCACATGTTGGAGCCAAAGAACTTGGTTTGCAGTATATGAAG GGAGACCAACCTCACTGTGGATTTCCAGAGAAGAACTTCACAATCAATGTAGAGAAGCTGGCAAGAAAG gGTTATCGAGTTCTTGTTGTGGAGCAAACAGAGACACCTGAACAGCTTGGCATTCGTCGAAAAGAAAGTGGCTCCAAGGATAAG GTTGTCAAACGCGAGATATGTGCTGTTGTGACTAAAGGAACTTTAACCGAGGGAGAATATTTTACAACAAACCCTGATGCTTCATATATAATTGCTGTGACGGAAAGCTGCCAAATTTCAGCAAGTGAACAAGGGATCCACATTTTTGGTATCTGTGCTGTTGATGTTGCTACAAGCAAGATTATCCTGGGGCAG TTCAGGGATGATGCTGATTGCAGTTCGCTTTGCTGTTTATTATCTGAATTAAGGCCAGTGGAAATTATAAAACCGGCTAAGTTGCTGTGCACTGAGACTGAAAAGGCACTATTTAGGCATACACGAAATCCCCTGGTTAATGAGCTGGTTCCTTTCTCTGAATTTTGGGATGCTGATAAAGCTATTTCTGAAGTTACAAGCATTTATCAGCGCCTTGGTGGTCATTCTCATAGTTcatcagaaaataaaagtactcTGCAGCAAAGTGATTCTTCAAGGGAGAATGATGGTAGAAACTGCCTACCAGAAGTGCTATCCAACCTCATAAGCGAGGGTGAAAATGGAAGCCAAGCACTATCAGCACTTGGTGCAACTCTTTTCTATTTAAGGCAGGCTTTCCTGGACGAGTCTCTCCTCAGATTTGCTAAATTTGATCTGCTCCCATGCTCTGGTCTTGGTGAAATTGCCCAAAAGCCATACATGGTTCTTGATGCTGCTGCCATGGAAAACCTTGAGATATTTGAAAATAGCAGAAATGGAGAATCTTCTGG GACATTATATGCTCAATTAAACCATTGTGCCACAGCATTTGGTAAAAGGCTACTGAGGACATGGCTGGCCAGACCTTTATATCATCTCAAGTCAATTAAGGAGCGGCAGGATGCTATAGCAGAACTGAGG GGGGTTAATCAACCTAATGTGCTTAGCTTCAGAAAGGAGCTATCGAAACTACCTGACATGGAACGCTTGCTTGCACGGATATTTGCTGGCAG TGAAGCTAGTGGCAGGAATGCAAATAAAGTTGTTCTCTACGAGGATGCATCAAAAAAGAAGCTTCAAGAGTTCATTTCAGTTCTTCGTGGATGTGAAATGATGACCAATTCGTGCTCTGCACTTGGTGCTATTTTTGAGAATGTGGAGTCTACACTACTACGTCATCTATTAATTCCTG GTTCAGGGATTCCTGATGCCAATCCAATTTTGAGGCATTTCAAGGATGCCTTCGATTGGGAGGAGGCATATCAATCAGGGCGCATTATACCTCGAGAAGGAGCAGATCTTGATTATGATGCTGCATGCCAAGTTGTTAAAGACATTGAATCCAGTCTCAAAAAACATCTAAAGGAGCAGCAGAAATTACTTGGAGATCCATCT ATCTGTTATGTAACAATTGGAAAAGATGCATACCTTTTGGAAATGCCTGAGAGTTTGACACAGGCGATTCCGAAGGAATTTGAGTTACGATCATCTAAGAAG GGTTTTGTCCGATACTGGTCCCCCGTGATAAAAGATTTAATAGGAGAGCTTTCACGAGCGGAATCGGAGAAGGAGTCAAAATTGAAGAGCATATTTCAGAGGTTAATTGAACGATTTTGTGAGAATCACATTAAATGGAGGCAATTCATCTCTACTGTTGCAG AGCTGGATGTCTTAATCAGCTTATCAATTGCAAGTGATTATTATGAAGGGAGAAGTTGTCGTCCAGTTATAGCTTCATCGAATCCTGATGAAGTGCCATTCCTCAGGGCTAAAAACTTAGGGCACCCAGTTTTAAGGAGTGATTCCCTCGGAGAGGGCACCTTTGTCACCAATGATGTCACACTAGGTGGTTCTGGCAACTCCAGCTTTATACTGCTTACGGGTCCTAACATGGGTGGAAAGTCTACTCTTCTACGCCAAGTTTGCATGGCTGTAATTTTGGCCCAG ATGGGAGCTGATGTACCAGCAGAAAGTTTTGCTTTGAATCCTTTTGACCGTATATTTGTTCGAATGGGTGCTAAAGATCAGATTATGGCTGGTCAAAGCACATTTCTGACAGAGCTTCTGGAAACTGCAGCCATGCTG ACATCAGCAACGCGCAGCTCACTTGTGGCGCTGGACGAGCTGGGACGAGGAACTTCAACATCAGATGGGCAAGCCATCGC TGCAGCAGTGCTCGAACATTTTGTTCACACAGTGCAATGCCGGGGAATGTTTTCTACGCATTATCATAGATTAGCTGTTGACTACAAGAGTGATCCTAAG GTCTCCCTCCGTCATATGGCTTGCCAAGTTGGAAAAGGAGCCGGAGATCTTGAGGAAGTAATCTTCCTTTACAAATTGACACCCGGCGCATGCCCTAAAAGTTATGGTGTTAATGTTGCTAGGTTAGCAG GACTTCCTGATACAGTTCTACGAAAAGCTGCAGCAATGTCTCAGGAGTTTGAAGGAACTTATGGCAATAAATTAGGTGCCACTCATAGGTGGGAAGACAAAGCATCATTGATCATCGAAAACTTGATAAAGATCACAGCTACTGCTGAAAGCAAGAACATAGACTTGTTAACTAGCCTGCAGTCGAGAGCGAGTTTACTTCTACAACAATAG
- the LOC125209279 gene encoding uncharacterized protein LOC125209279, protein MGNAAPHRLPDASRRVILSDGSVVTYDSPITAAELMLEHPQHVVVEFNPIASGGKPAPLPADQKLEVRKTYLMLRIRRGKPIQLSSGEARRLILANSAALKSNAALVSYTGFLPIFARICTAAKNRKRWDEREEARLDWFAEILEGRPEFMRRQMSGKGWKPSLDPIREKAVKAKVRHWITL, encoded by the coding sequence ATGGGGAACGCCGCGCCGCACCGCCTACCCGACGCATCCCGAAGAGTCATCCTCTCCGACGGCAGCGTCGTCACCTACGACTCACCAATCACCGCCGCGGAGCTCATGCTGGAGCACCCGCAGCACGTGGTGGTGGAATTCAATCCGATCGCGAGCGGCGGAAAGCCAGCGCCGCTCCCGGCGGATCAGAAGCTCGAGGTCAGGAAAACCTACCTGATGCTCCGGATCAGGAGGGGAAAGCCGATCCAGCTGTCGTCGGGGGAAGCTCGGCGATTAATCCTCGCGAACAGCGCAGCTCTCAAATCAAACGCCGCGCTGGTGTCGTACACCGGATTCCTGCCAATTTTCGCGCGGATTTGCACCGCGGCGAAGAATAGGAAGCGATGGGATGAGAGGGAGGAGGCGAGATTGGATTGGTTTGCGGAGATATTGGAGGGGAGGCCGGAGTTTATGAGGAGGCAGATGTCGGGGAAGGGGTGGAAGCCGAGTTTGGATCCGATTCGAGAGAAAGCGGTGAAGGCGAAAGTTCGACATTGGATCACACTGTGA